TTGCACAAAAACAAGAGGCTATGGTATATGACGCTATGCTGGAACTTTACCAATACTCCGGAAAGTCACTGAGTTGCCGGTCCAGACCCGACGGTCAATAACGAAGGGGCCTTTTTTTCCCTCCCGAACGGACATCACATGCGGTCCTGATGTCCGCCGGCAATCCCTGGACGTTCCATAACTAATTGGAAAGACCGCAAGAATAAACATTGTTTGGGGTAAATATATGCCTGTTCAAAACCGCCTGATTTTGATACAAACAACAGCGGATACGGATGCCATCGATGTCACGGGAGAAGTCGCCCGTGAAGTGGGAGCATCGAATATCCGGAACGGGGCCGTCACCCTCTTTATTCCAGGATCAACCGCCGCCCTTACGACCATCGAGTTTGAAACCGGCGTCATTGACGACTTGAAAAAGGCGATCCAAAGAATGGCGC
This Deltaproteobacteria bacterium DNA region includes the following protein-coding sequences:
- a CDS encoding secondary thiamine-phosphate synthase enzyme YjbQ, coding for MPVQNRLILIQTTADTDAIDVTGEVAREVGASNIRNGAVTLFIPGSTAALTTIEFETGVIDDLKKAIQRMAPEDIYYEHNERWGDGNGYSHVRAAIFGPSLHIPIVDGKMTLGTWQQVVLLDFDNRPRRRRMVVQISGDRGA